In a genomic window of Labeo rohita strain BAU-BD-2019 chromosome 20, IGBB_LRoh.1.0, whole genome shotgun sequence:
- the LOC127183435 gene encoding E3 ubiquitin-protein ligase hrd-1, with amino-acid sequence MSASEEECPVCRENIQNPSQPSACCGKVICQRCLNQSFRFRPHCPYCRTSLVPPGRRSHMQQMLPGGVQTFSSRRPVGANIQNLLGQLQNSMPQQAGIAAQAAPPLAPQNRPVPLPRNRAPLANLIAAPQPAPINAAPIGLIQPAPPPAPAPLPVNHVTPQENLLSALDEWPWQTEISLMEMNPQPQGVTVRTFTCPYCQDNGLDELDLLDHCNEHHANDSTRVVCPVCVQTPHGDPQYYSRNFIGHLNLRHCYYLDDITNLHQSDEMNFQCAILASYRENF; translated from the exons ATGTCGGCTTCAGAAGAAGAGTGTCCTGTATGCAGGGAAAACATTCAGAATCCTTCTCAACCGTCTGCATGCTGTGGAAAAGT AATTTGCCAGCGATGCCTCAATCAGTCTTTTCGATTTAGGCCTCATTGTCCATACTGCAGAACCTCATTGGTG cCTCCTGGTAGAAGGAGCCATATGCAGCAAATGCTGCCAGGGGGTGTTCAAACATTCAGTTCAAGAAGACCTGTTGGCGCAAACATACAGAA TCTCCTCGGCCAACTTCAAAATTCAATGCCACAACAAGCAGGCATTGCTGCTCAAGCTGCCCCACCACTCGCCCCGCAAAATCGGCCCGTTCCTTTGCCTCGGAACAGAGCTCCACTTGCGAATTTAATTGCTGCTCCACAACCTGCACCCATTAATGCTGCACCGATTGGTCTTATCCAACCCGCCCCGCCACCTGCCCCAGCTCCACTGCCGGTAAACCACGTCACGCCCCAGGAAAATTTGCTGTCTGCCCTGGATGAATG GCCATGGCAAACAGAGATCTCTCTAATGGAGATGAATCCACAACCTCAGGG TGTTACTGTGAGGACTTTCACATGTCCGTACTGCCAGGATAATGGACTGGATGAACTCGATCTACTTGATCACTGCAATGAACATCATGCCAATGACAGCACACGTGTG GTGTGTCCAGTGTGTGTGCAAACGCCCCACGGTGATCCACAGTACTACAGCCGCAACTTCATTGGCCACCTCAACCTGCGCCACTGCTACTACTTGGATGATATAACT AATCTCCACCAGAGTGATGAGATGAACTTTCAGTGTGCAATTCTAGCATCATACAGAGAAAATTTTTAG